The Agromyces mangrovi genome contains a region encoding:
- the typA gene encoding translational GTPase TypA — protein MASATRSDVRNVAIVAHVDHGKTTLVDAMLKQTHSFAEHAHVDDRAMDSNELEREKGITILAKNTAVEYAGEHATGGPVTINVIDTPGHADFGGEVERGLSMVDGVVLLVDASEGPLPQTRFVLRKALEARLPVILLVNKTDRPDARIDEVVAESQDLLLGLASDLSDDVPDLDLDAILDVPVVYASGKAGRASTTKPVDGSLPDSEDLEPLFEAILTHIPAPTYDDEAPLQAWVTNLDASPFLGRLALLRVFNGTIRKGQTVAWVRHDGTHSNVRITELLKTKALERHPAEEAGPGDIIAVAGIEEITIGETLADPEDVRPLEAIHVDDPAISMTIGTNTSPLVGKVKGHKLTARMVKDRLDRELIGNVSLKVLDIGKPDAWEVQGRGELALAILVEQMRREGFELTVGKPQVVTRTVDGKVHEPYEHLTIDAPEEYLGAITQLLAARKGRMENMTNHGTGWVRMEFVVPSRGLIGFRTEFLTITRGTGIANAISHGYDEWAGVITTRNNGSIVADRSGVVTPFAIIALQERMTFFVNPTEEVYEGMVIGENSRNDDMDVNITKEKKLTNMRSSTADTFESMTPSRQLSLEECLEFAREDECVEVTPEKVRIRKVELDATARARAASRLKKQA, from the coding sequence ATGGCCTCCGCCACTCGCTCCGACGTGCGCAACGTCGCGATCGTCGCCCACGTCGACCACGGCAAGACCACGCTCGTCGACGCCATGCTCAAGCAGACGCACTCGTTCGCCGAGCACGCGCACGTGGACGATCGCGCGATGGACTCGAACGAGCTCGAGCGCGAGAAGGGCATCACGATCCTCGCCAAGAACACGGCGGTGGAATACGCGGGGGAGCACGCGACGGGCGGCCCGGTCACCATCAACGTGATCGACACCCCCGGCCACGCCGACTTCGGCGGCGAGGTCGAGCGCGGCCTGTCCATGGTCGACGGCGTCGTGCTGCTCGTCGACGCGAGCGAGGGCCCGCTGCCGCAGACCCGCTTCGTGCTGCGCAAGGCGCTGGAGGCGCGCCTGCCGGTCATCCTGCTGGTGAACAAGACCGACCGGCCGGATGCCCGCATCGACGAGGTCGTCGCCGAGAGCCAGGACCTGCTGCTCGGCCTCGCGTCCGACCTGTCGGACGACGTGCCCGACCTCGACCTCGACGCGATCCTCGACGTGCCGGTCGTGTACGCCTCCGGCAAGGCCGGCCGCGCGTCGACCACGAAGCCGGTCGACGGCTCGCTGCCCGACTCCGAGGACCTCGAGCCGCTGTTCGAGGCGATCCTCACGCACATCCCCGCGCCGACCTACGACGACGAGGCCCCGCTGCAGGCGTGGGTCACGAACCTCGACGCGTCGCCGTTCCTCGGCCGCCTCGCGCTGCTGCGCGTGTTCAACGGCACCATCCGCAAGGGCCAGACGGTCGCGTGGGTGCGCCACGACGGCACGCACTCGAACGTGCGCATCACCGAGCTGCTGAAGACCAAGGCGCTCGAGCGCCACCCGGCCGAGGAGGCCGGCCCCGGCGACATCATCGCCGTCGCGGGCATCGAGGAGATCACCATCGGCGAGACCCTCGCCGACCCGGAGGACGTGCGTCCGCTCGAGGCGATCCACGTCGACGACCCCGCGATCTCGATGACGATCGGCACGAACACGTCGCCGCTGGTCGGCAAGGTCAAGGGCCACAAGCTCACCGCGCGCATGGTCAAGGACCGCCTCGACCGCGAGCTCATCGGCAACGTCTCGCTCAAGGTGCTCGACATCGGCAAGCCCGACGCGTGGGAGGTGCAGGGCCGCGGCGAGCTCGCCCTGGCCATCCTCGTCGAGCAGATGCGCCGCGAGGGCTTCGAGCTCACCGTCGGCAAGCCGCAGGTGGTCACCCGCACCGTCGACGGCAAGGTGCACGAGCCCTACGAGCACCTGACGATCGACGCCCCCGAGGAGTACCTCGGCGCGATCACGCAGCTGCTCGCCGCCCGCAAGGGCCGCATGGAGAACATGACGAACCACGGCACCGGCTGGGTGCGCATGGAGTTCGTCGTGCCGAGCCGCGGCCTCATCGGCTTCCGCACCGAGTTCCTCACCATCACCCGCGGCACGGGCATCGCGAACGCGATCTCGCACGGCTACGACGAGTGGGCGGGCGTCATCACGACCCGCAACAACGGCTCGATCGTCGCCGACCGCTCGGGCGTCGTGACGCCGTTCGCCATCATCGCCCTGCAGGAGCGCATGACGTTCTTCGTGAACCCCACGGAGGAGGTGTACGAGGGCATGGTCATCGGCGAGAACTCGCGCAACGACGACATGGACGTGAACATCACCAAGGAGAAGAAGCTCACGAACATGCGCTCCTCGACCGCCGACACGTTCGAGTCGATGACGCCGTCGCGCCAGCTCTCGCTCGAGGAGTGCCTGGAGTTCGCCCGCGAGGACGAGTGCGTCGAGGTCACGCCCGAGAAGGTGCGCATCCGCAAGGTCGAGCTCGACGCCACGGCCCGTGCGCGGGCCGCATCGCGCCTCAAGAAGCAGGCGTAG